Below is a window of uncultured Cohaesibacter sp. DNA.
CCCGCTGGACAAGATCAAGATCGACAGGGCCTTCATCAAGGACCTCCCCTATTCAACGGAATCGATGGCAGTCATCAATGCGGTAACGGCGCTGGCGCAGGGATTTGACATGAAAATCATCGCCGAAGGCATGGAGAATGCCGAGCAGGCAGAGGCACTCCGTACCGCCGGTTGTCATCTCGGGCAGGGCTATTTCTTTGGCAAGCCGATGAATAGCGAAAACTTCTCAGCCTTCCTCATTCAAAATAACGCGAAGCTCAGGCTCAGTAATAATGACAGTAAGACTGGTAAACTGTCAGCTGTAATCGGCTAAATTACCAATAGAGCAAAATATATACCACTAATACCAGCAATTTCCGGAAAAATTTCACTACAAAAAAGCACGTCGGAAACCAAATTGCCTGTGGATTCTTGGTAGTATCGCGGTATCCAACCATATTGATAATATGATCTGTTTATTGAGTCGCATCGACGACAAAAAAATTGCAGATCTTTCAGTCTGCATTCCAGCCTCAATTATAAGAACAATATGGTGACTTTGAATGTCCACACGCATTTTCAGTGAGGATATAGACGATACCTCCTTGGAGAGAATGGCGAGCGTTGCTGCGCAAGCCTCCAGCTTCCTCAAGGCAATTGGACATGACGGGCGTCTGATGATTCTGTGCCATCTGGCAGATGGAGAAAAGTCCGTCACCCAATTGGAAGAGTTGCTGTCGGCCCGCCAGGCTGCCGTTTCCCAGCAGCTGTCGCGATTGCGCCTTGAAGGGCTTATTGAATCGCGCCGAGAAGGTAAATCGATTTACTATCATCTCACGGATAACAGAGCCAAACGGGTCATGGATCTGGTCTATGATC
It encodes the following:
- a CDS encoding metalloregulator ArsR/SmtB family transcription factor yields the protein MSTRIFSEDIDDTSLERMASVAAQASSFLKAIGHDGRLMILCHLADGEKSVTQLEELLSARQAAVSQQLSRLRLEGLIESRREGKSIYYHLTDNRAKRVMDLVYDLFCGEQG